From one Candidatus Melainabacteria bacterium RIFOXYA2_FULL_32_9 genomic stretch:
- a CDS encoding lipoyl synthase, with protein MRQKLPEWVKRGIIDTETTRTVRKILRENNLNTVCESARCPNKSECYSKNTATFMILGNTCTRNCKFCSVNSGIPEPINPNEPDLIAEAVKKLGLNYVVVTSVTRDDLEDGGAMHFANTIRSIKKIDNEIKVEVLTPDFQGNLDSINVVIEAKPDVFNHNIETVETLYPKVRPQAEYKRSLEMIKYIKSENHEIYTKSGFMVGLGETFKQISELLQDLKEHNCDIVTVGQYIQPTRNHLEVSRYLQPEEFDHIKQLALETGIKYPISAPLVRSSYKAKEIICGTKI; from the coding sequence ATGAGACAAAAGCTGCCTGAATGGGTAAAAAGAGGAATAATAGATACCGAAACAACAAGAACAGTAAGAAAAATACTGAGAGAAAATAATCTTAACACTGTTTGTGAAAGCGCAAGATGCCCTAATAAAAGTGAATGTTATTCAAAAAATACTGCAACATTTATGATTTTAGGCAACACCTGTACACGAAATTGTAAATTTTGCAGCGTAAATAGTGGAATTCCTGAACCAATAAATCCCAATGAGCCTGATCTCATAGCTGAAGCAGTAAAAAAATTAGGACTAAATTATGTAGTTGTGACATCAGTAACCAGAGATGATCTGGAAGATGGCGGAGCAATGCATTTTGCCAATACAATAAGATCAATCAAGAAAATTGACAATGAAATAAAAGTTGAAGTTTTAACACCTGATTTTCAGGGTAATTTAGATTCCATCAATGTAGTAATTGAGGCTAAGCCCGATGTTTTTAATCACAACATTGAGACTGTAGAGACGCTTTACCCCAAAGTTAGACCTCAGGCCGAATATAAAAGATCTCTTGAAATGATTAAATATATTAAGTCTGAAAACCATGAAATATATACAAAATCAGGCTTTATGGTTGGATTGGGAGAAACCTTTAAACAAATTAGTGAGCTTTTACAGGATCTAAAAGAGCATAATTGCGATATTGTAACAGTAGGCCAATATATCCAGCCAACTCGAAATCATCTGGAAGTTTCCAGGTATCTACAGCCAGAAGAATTCGACCATATAAAACAATTAGCACTTGAAACAGGCATTAAATACCCTATTTCAGCTCCACTTGTAAGAAGTTCTTATAAAGCAAAAGAGATAATTTGCGGCACTAAAATTTGA
- a CDS encoding dihydrolipoyl dehydrogenase, with protein MNFMKYDIAIIGAGPGGYVSAIRAAQLGAKVVLIEKENIGGVCLNWGCIPTKAILASVDRYNEAKKFSKFGINIENLTFDYKKISDRKLTIVEKLRKSLSQLIKSYGIDIISGEAAIENKNMVKVTNSQGIQEVEFDYLILATGSRPVSLPGLPIDHKFILDTNDILALEELPDSIMIIGSGASGIEWSRIFSSLGKKVILVEIASKLAPMLDSSISERLERIFKRNKIEYYTETKVEKIENKTVTLQNCKEFQPDIIFLAAGRIPNSDIKGLDEIGIITNNKYIQVDDNLKTNIDNIYAIGDVTGKLLLAHVASHQGVKAVENILLGKQANINYNTIPKVIYGTPEIGSVGCSEDELIAQNIDYEKSLFPMSAIGKTIIEDELEGFIKVLASKDKILGVHLIADGGDYMTQQAAIAMNSNLTPEELKETVFAHPTNSEALYEAFLGIDGHPLHLPK; from the coding sequence ATAAATTTTATGAAATACGATATAGCAATCATTGGAGCAGGACCTGGTGGTTATGTTAGCGCAATAAGAGCTGCACAGCTTGGCGCTAAAGTCGTTTTAATAGAAAAAGAAAACATTGGAGGCGTGTGCCTTAACTGGGGATGTATTCCGACTAAAGCTATTTTAGCCAGTGTTGACAGATATAATGAAGCTAAAAAGTTCTCTAAATTTGGAATAAACATTGAAAATTTAACTTTTGATTACAAAAAAATATCAGATCGCAAATTGACTATAGTTGAAAAACTAAGAAAAAGCCTTTCTCAACTCATTAAAAGCTATGGTATTGATATTATTTCCGGTGAAGCAGCCATAGAAAACAAAAATATGGTAAAAGTTACCAATTCTCAAGGAATTCAGGAAGTAGAATTTGATTATCTGATTTTAGCTACAGGATCAAGACCTGTATCACTGCCAGGGTTACCTATAGATCATAAATTTATTCTTGATACGAATGATATTTTAGCTTTAGAAGAACTTCCTGATTCCATAATGATAATTGGCAGCGGCGCAAGTGGAATTGAATGGTCAAGAATATTTAGCAGTTTAGGTAAAAAAGTTATATTAGTGGAAATTGCTTCAAAACTGGCTCCTATGCTTGATAGCAGTATATCCGAAAGGCTCGAAAGGATATTTAAAAGAAATAAAATCGAGTATTACACCGAAACAAAAGTTGAAAAAATTGAAAATAAAACTGTAACTCTTCAAAATTGTAAGGAATTTCAGCCTGACATAATATTTTTAGCAGCCGGTAGGATTCCTAATTCAGATATAAAAGGGTTAGATGAAATAGGTATTATTACAAACAATAAATATATTCAGGTTGACGATAATCTCAAAACAAATATTGACAACATTTATGCAATTGGTGATGTTACAGGAAAGCTACTTTTAGCTCATGTTGCCTCTCATCAGGGAGTTAAAGCAGTAGAAAATATACTGCTTGGTAAACAAGCTAATATAAACTACAATACCATACCAAAAGTTATATATGGCACTCCTGAAATTGGCTCTGTAGGATGTTCTGAAGATGAATTAATTGCTCAAAATATAGACTATGAAAAAAGCTTATTCCCCATGAGTGCTATAGGTAAAACAATTATAGAAGATGAACTAGAGGGTTTTATTAAAGTTTTAGCCTCAAAAGACAAGATTTTAGGAGTACATCTAATTGCAGATGGTGGAGACTATATGACTCAACAAGCTGCAATAGCCATGAATTCAAATTTAACTCCAGAAGAATTAAAAGAAACAGTATTTGCACATCCGACAAACTCGGAAGCTCTTTATGAAGCTTTTTTAGGAATAGATGGACATCCTTTACATTTGCCCAAATAA